Proteins encoded in a region of the Stieleria neptunia genome:
- a CDS encoding Uma2 family endonuclease, which translates to MSAAPKYIPQYTVSDYLGWDGDWELWSGIPIAMSPSPFGRHQAVASRVAYELRKAIVVEVLSDATRERDLTFKQELYRDHDVGSYLVLDPADKSIVMWLRGSDRQWLRSRPGSQITLRVCEDCERTLDCGNLFP; encoded by the coding sequence ATGTCCGCGGCTCCAAAATACATTCCCCAATACACCGTCTCCGATTACCTCGGCTGGGACGGGGACTGGGAGCTATGGTCCGGTATTCCCATCGCGATGAGCCCCAGCCCCTTCGGCCGCCATCAAGCGGTTGCGTCGCGAGTCGCGTACGAATTGCGTAAGGCGATCGTCGTCGAAGTGCTTTCCGATGCGACACGCGAACGTGATCTCACCTTCAAGCAAGAGCTCTACCGTGATCACGATGTCGGTTCCTACCTGGTCTTGGATCCGGCCGACAAGAGTATTGTGATGTGGTTGCGTGGCAGTGATCGTCAGTGGCTGCGTTCGAGACCGGGCAGCCAGATCACGCTTCGTGTTTGCGAGGACTGCGAACGGACCCTGGATTGCGGCAACCTCTTTCCCTGA
- a CDS encoding sigma-70 family RNA polymerase sigma factor, producing MFDTLLDEFEDVAAHSAEAVTGGFRKLPIDENEEDGGVGSPAQVAEGEVQLDSPDELLAVEEAETWSDDPVRMYLTQMGEIPLLTRRQEIELAKRIEETRRRFRTKLLENHYVLVEAYKTLKKVYRGQLPFDRTVQVSVTDRLEKEQIIGRLPHNLLTLQTLLKRNKHDWKVALSKSASKRRRAEAWRALARRRRRAVRLIEELGLRTQRIETRIDLLDKFSRRISEIDSLVRDQRRTKHGRETRDALLHERRQILTACQETPTSLRNRVRMLRMVYAEYQQAKRELSEGNLRLVVSIAKKYRNRGLSFLDLIQEGNAGLMRAVDKFEYRRGFKFCTYATWWIRQAITRAVADQSRTIRIPVHMVETMSRVRNVARQLLQELGREPTIEETARRADVTVEEARRVLTMSRFPISLDRPVGNSEDSQFGDLLPDGTAESPQIGATQEMLRDRITNVLKSLSYREREIIKLRYGLGDGYSYTLEEVGHIFKVTRERIRQIEAKAVRKLQQPSRSQDLVGFLD from the coding sequence AAGGTGAAGTCCAATTGGACAGTCCCGATGAATTGTTGGCCGTCGAAGAGGCGGAAACCTGGTCCGACGACCCGGTGCGGATGTACTTGACCCAGATGGGTGAAATTCCCTTGCTGACCCGCCGCCAAGAAATCGAATTGGCCAAGCGGATCGAAGAGACCCGTCGTCGCTTCCGCACCAAGTTGCTGGAAAACCATTACGTCTTGGTCGAAGCCTACAAGACGCTGAAGAAGGTCTACCGCGGCCAATTGCCCTTCGACCGAACCGTTCAGGTTTCGGTGACCGATCGGCTCGAAAAAGAGCAGATCATCGGACGGCTGCCGCACAACCTGCTGACCCTGCAAACGTTGCTCAAACGCAACAAGCACGACTGGAAAGTCGCGCTCAGCAAGAGCGCCTCCAAACGCCGTCGCGCCGAAGCCTGGCGGGCCCTGGCCCGTCGCCGACGTCGAGCGGTCCGGTTGATCGAAGAATTGGGCCTGCGGACCCAACGCATCGAAACCCGCATCGATTTGCTCGATAAATTTAGTCGCCGGATTTCCGAAATCGATTCCCTGGTCCGCGACCAACGCCGCACCAAACACGGCCGCGAAACCCGTGACGCATTGCTGCACGAGCGACGCCAAATCCTGACCGCGTGCCAGGAAACCCCGACCTCGCTTCGCAATCGCGTCCGCATGCTGAGAATGGTCTACGCCGAGTACCAGCAGGCCAAACGGGAACTGAGCGAAGGGAACCTTCGTCTGGTCGTTTCGATCGCCAAAAAGTATCGCAACCGCGGCCTGTCTTTCTTGGACCTGATCCAAGAAGGCAACGCAGGCTTGATGCGGGCGGTCGATAAATTCGAATACCGCCGCGGGTTCAAGTTCTGCACCTACGCCACCTGGTGGATTCGACAAGCGATCACCCGCGCCGTGGCCGACCAGAGCCGGACCATTCGGATCCCGGTCCACATGGTCGAAACGATGAGCCGCGTTCGCAACGTCGCACGTCAATTGCTGCAAGAACTCGGACGCGAACCCACGATCGAAGAAACGGCACGCCGGGCCGATGTGACCGTCGAAGAAGCACGCCGCGTGCTCACCATGAGCCGCTTCCCGATCTCGCTGGACCGACCGGTCGGCAACAGCGAAGACAGCCAGTTCGGCGACCTGCTGCCCGACGGAACCGCCGAAAGCCCCCAAATCGGCGCCACGCAAGAAATGCTCCGCGACCGAATCACCAACGTGCTCAAGTCGCTCTCCTACCGCGAACGTGAAATCATCAAGCTCCGCTACGGGCTCGGTGACGGATACAGTTACACGCTGGAAGAGGTCGGGCACATCTTCAAGGTGACCCGCGAGCGGATTCGACAGATCGAGGCCAAGGCGGTGCGCAAGCTGCAACAACCCAGTCGCAGCCAAGACCTGGTCGGGTTCCTCGACTAA
- a CDS encoding BPSS1187 family protein yields the protein MTHHRFARANAVALAFSAFALTAFTHAAEPTGSPTRFEARASEIDPRCQAHPEIGFLIEDAKGRPADVQHASVDTSVPAKGKLVIWLMGNNTALFDRLNSYGLHVIRPHYANRWFSICCRETPVGEHCRGNIRLEAATGEDFSDEVDIPKPDGMMERSLQFVRWLSEKHPEGNWDQFLTEDRSQLRWEDVIMSGSSHGSTTAARFAKHVKVSRVVALCGPRDQHQVWQALPSATPENRYFGFSHVLDGGWTGDHYCRSWELLGMHKFGPIVNVDQASPPYSNTRRLITDFDVGGDAGRAHSSVQPGSRAYKNPSDGSFMHDPVWRYLYTHPVDQVGEATPPDESCDKEQRQ from the coding sequence ATGACACACCACCGATTCGCGCGCGCGAATGCCGTTGCGCTTGCATTTTCCGCGTTTGCACTGACCGCGTTCACTCATGCGGCGGAGCCCACTGGTTCACCCACCCGGTTCGAAGCCAGGGCCAGTGAAATCGATCCCCGCTGTCAGGCCCATCCCGAAATCGGGTTCTTGATCGAAGACGCCAAGGGCCGCCCGGCCGACGTGCAACACGCGTCGGTCGACACGAGTGTCCCCGCCAAAGGCAAGCTGGTGATCTGGCTGATGGGCAACAACACCGCCCTGTTCGATCGTCTGAACAGCTACGGGTTGCATGTGATCCGGCCGCACTACGCCAACCGCTGGTTTTCGATTTGTTGCCGCGAGACGCCGGTCGGCGAACACTGTCGCGGAAACATTCGCCTGGAAGCGGCCACGGGAGAAGACTTCAGTGACGAAGTCGACATTCCCAAGCCCGATGGCATGATGGAACGGTCGCTTCAGTTCGTCCGCTGGCTCAGCGAGAAACATCCCGAAGGCAACTGGGATCAATTCTTGACCGAAGACCGTTCTCAGCTTCGTTGGGAAGACGTGATCATGTCGGGCAGCTCGCACGGATCGACCACCGCGGCCCGCTTCGCAAAACACGTGAAAGTCAGCCGCGTCGTGGCGTTGTGCGGCCCGCGGGACCAGCATCAGGTTTGGCAAGCCCTACCGTCGGCCACGCCCGAAAATCGGTACTTCGGGTTTTCACACGTTTTGGACGGAGGTTGGACGGGCGACCATTATTGCCGCAGTTGGGAATTGCTGGGGATGCACAAGTTTGGCCCGATTGTGAACGTCGACCAGGCGTCACCGCCGTACTCCAACACCCGTCGGCTGATCACCGATTTTGATGTCGGCGGCGACGCAGGCCGTGCCCACAGCAGCGTCCAACCGGGCAGCCGAGCCTACAAGAACCCGTCCGACGGTTCGTTCATGCACGATCCGGTCTGGCGCTATCTCTACACCCACCCGGTCGATCAAGTCGGTGAAGCCACACCGCCCGACGAGAGTTGCGACAAAGAACAGCGACAGTGA
- a CDS encoding tetratricopeptide repeat protein — MPTVADVLSQGWKVHQAGKIEEALRVYQHVIKQAPRNPEAHVYLGIALFDQRRYNDSISAYRTALALKDAFPIAWNNLGNSLRMTGDVQESDACFEKAFKLDPSYLSVYKNRGTLWIWSGEIERGLRWYEKGLQIAPDDPELHRNLGVIYLLLGDFDRGWSEYRWRWKMGGLRRPQSHAPLWNGEPISGRSILLYPEQGRGDEMHFIRLASVLAAEGARVVVQTDPQMIPLFTSVRGVHTLLPVGSQLPPVDFQASFIDAVDGWYQATGQLPYVAKHFGERDDRSGYLNVSDPLVNYWHRWMEKNALGKDHRKRIGIAWQGNPKHHADVYRSIPLEAFRPLAEDEDLHLVSLQFGFGSEQLDQVDFGNVISRLPADTDTSGGAFTDTAAVMKNLDHVITTDTSVAHLAGALGVPTTVMLGRVPDWRWLCDGDRTEWYPSMRLVRQREMGHWNDVVQEAHRSLKQVDQVP; from the coding sequence ATGCCGACCGTCGCCGATGTCCTCTCACAAGGCTGGAAAGTTCATCAAGCCGGCAAGATCGAGGAGGCGTTGCGTGTGTATCAGCACGTCATCAAGCAAGCGCCACGCAACCCCGAAGCCCATGTCTATCTCGGCATCGCGCTGTTTGACCAGCGACGCTACAACGACTCGATCAGCGCCTATCGCACCGCGCTCGCCCTCAAGGACGCGTTCCCGATCGCATGGAACAACCTGGGCAACTCGCTCCGCATGACAGGCGACGTCCAAGAGAGCGACGCCTGTTTCGAAAAGGCGTTCAAGCTGGATCCCAGCTACCTGTCGGTCTACAAGAATCGCGGAACGCTCTGGATCTGGTCCGGCGAAATCGAGCGGGGGCTTCGCTGGTACGAAAAGGGGCTGCAGATCGCACCCGACGACCCCGAACTGCATCGCAATCTCGGCGTGATCTATCTGTTGTTGGGCGATTTCGATCGCGGCTGGTCGGAGTACCGTTGGCGGTGGAAGATGGGCGGATTGCGCCGCCCCCAGTCGCACGCCCCGTTGTGGAACGGGGAGCCGATTTCCGGTCGTTCGATCTTGCTGTATCCCGAGCAAGGTCGCGGCGACGAGATGCACTTCATCCGCTTGGCCAGTGTGCTGGCGGCCGAAGGTGCCCGCGTGGTCGTGCAGACCGACCCGCAGATGATCCCGCTGTTCACCTCGGTCCGCGGCGTGCACACGCTGCTGCCGGTGGGGAGCCAATTGCCGCCGGTCGATTTCCAAGCGTCGTTTATCGATGCCGTCGATGGCTGGTACCAGGCGACCGGCCAATTGCCGTATGTCGCCAAGCATTTCGGCGAACGGGATGACCGCAGCGGTTACCTGAATGTCTCCGATCCGCTGGTCAACTACTGGCATCGCTGGATGGAAAAAAACGCGCTGGGCAAGGATCATCGAAAACGAATCGGCATCGCCTGGCAAGGCAATCCGAAGCACCACGCGGATGTCTACCGCAGTATTCCATTGGAAGCGTTTCGACCGCTTGCCGAAGATGAGGATTTGCATCTCGTCAGTTTGCAGTTCGGATTCGGCAGCGAGCAACTCGATCAAGTCGATTTCGGCAACGTCATCAGTCGGCTCCCTGCCGACACCGACACCAGTGGCGGCGCCTTCACCGACACCGCAGCGGTCATGAAAAACCTGGATCACGTGATCACCACCGACACATCGGTCGCCCACCTGGCCGGCGCCTTGGGTGTCCCGACCACCGTGATGCTGGGCCGCGTCCCCGATTGGCGCTGGCTATGCGATGGCGACCGCACCGAGTGGTACCCCAGCATGCGCCTGGTGCGACAACGTGAAATGGGCCACTGGAACGACGTCGTGCAGGAGGCGCACCGTTCACTGAAGCAGGTCGATCAAGTGCCGTAG